The stretch of DNA CGGGGGATAGAAAGGAGCAGTGTATGGTGCTCCCAAACTAGACTGACGAATCAGGTGGATCAAGATGAAGCAAAAACCGAGCATGATTCCATAAAAACCCCAAAAACCCGCTAACAAAATCAATGGAAATCGGATGACCCGAATGACGTTACCCATCATAAAGCTTGGCGTCGTAAAAGAAGCCAATGCGCTTAGCGCAACAATGATAATAAGAATATTACTCGTAATCCCGGCTTGTACCGCCGCGGTTCCTATCACGATACCGCCTACGATACCGATGGTTTGTCCAACTTTGGTCGGTAATCTTGCCCCTGCTTCCCTTAATAATTCAATTATCAATTCCAGGAGTAATGCTTCAATTATTGGTGGGAATGGCACTAGAGCTCTTGATTCGCTTAAAGGAACTAACAGTGATTGGGGGATGACTTCATAATGAAAAGTCAGAGCTGCTACATACATAGGTGTCAAGTAAGTGGACAAAAATATGGCACCGAATCTCAAAAGTCGAAAAAAGGAAGCGATTGGCCATCGCAGGTTTTGATCTTCCCTGCTTTGGAAAAATTCAATGAACGCGTATGGGCATAATAATGCCATGGAACTGCCATCCACAAGGATGCCTAATTTACCATTCAGCAACCCTTCGCAAAACCTGTCCGGTCTTTCAGTAAGAAGCATCTGGGGAAATGGTGATAAAGAATTGTCATCAATCATTTCAGCAAGAGCCGAACTGTCCAATAAGGCATCCAGCTTTAAGCTGGTAATCCTGTCTTTCAGCGTATTCACCATGTCCTCGGATGCAATGCCCTTGATATATAAAAGGGCAATCGTTGTATTCGTTTGTTTTCCAACAATAAATTTTTCATTGCACAGCTCAGGATTTTT from Paenisporosarcina sp. FSL H8-0542 encodes:
- a CDS encoding spore germination protein — translated: MFKKKSRQSSSKNKPTVEDGKNHKDEKASKVHNESLFPISSKDYLEAIKKATNNPTDLVVKTISPNLTLTYIDSLVDGRTIKEQLLPDLLRKEYESPESLKSALSLPEVDLDEQLDHSVLSMYNGTALIHINGFSQVVMAKITTKESRSLTAPENESQVIGAQVGFNESLSTNESLIRRYIKNPELCNEKFIVGKQTNTTIALLYIKGIASEDMVNTLKDRITSLKLDALLDSSALAEMIDDNSLSPFPQMLLTERPDRFCEGLLNGKLGILVDGSSMALLCPYAFIEFFQSREDQNLRWPIASFFRLLRFGAIFLSTYLTPMYVAALTFHYEVIPQSLLVPLSESRALVPFPPIIEALLLELIIELLREAGARLPTKVGQTIGIVGGIVIGTAAVQAGITSNILIIIVALSALASFTTPSFMMGNVIRVIRFPLILLAGFWGFYGIMLGFCFILIHLIRQSSLGAPYTAPFYPPRFKDWRDSIIRLPLPFAYKRQSNARPQDADKYQPEPINPEKS